The Prionailurus viverrinus isolate Anna chromosome B4, UM_Priviv_1.0, whole genome shotgun sequence genome has a window encoding:
- the GPR84 gene encoding G-protein coupled receptor 84, translated as MWNTSEANFSCYHESVLGYRYVAVSWGVVVAVTGTVGNVLTLLALAIQPKLRTRFNLLIANLTVADLLYCTLLQPFSVDTYLHLHWRTGATFCRVFGLLLFASNSVSILTLCLIALARYLLIAHPKLFPRVFSAKGMVLALVSTWVVGVASFAPLWRIYILVPVVCTCSFDRIRGRPYTTILMGIYFVLGLSSVGIFYWLIHRQVKRAAQALDQYKQSSIHSNHVAGTDEATPGRFQELDSGRASGRPSEGISSEPVSAATTQTLEGDSSEVEDHPSREVGQQAAEKSHPEAPAKSRPTKRAQRTQDSPSEFGKVTRMCFAVFLCFALSYIPFLLLNILDARVRAPRVVHMLAANLTWLNGCINPVLYAAMNRQFRQAYGSILRRGPQSFRRLR; from the coding sequence ATGTGGAACACCTCCGAAGCCAACTTCTCCTGCTACCATGAGTCCGTACTGGGCTATCGTTATGTTGCAGTTAGCTGGGGGGTGGTGGTAGCTGTCACAGGCACCGTGGGCAACGTCCTCACCCTGCTGGCCTTGGCCATCCAGCCCAAGCTCCGCACCCGCTTCAACCTGCTCATCGCCAACCTCACCGTGGCCGATCTGTTGTACTGcacccttctccagcccttctctGTGGACACCTACCTCCACCTGCACTGGCGCACCGGCGCCACCTTCTGCAGGGTCTTTGGACTCCTCCTCTTTGCATCCAACTCCGTCTCCATCCTGACCCTCTGCCTTATTGCCCTGGCACGCTACCTCCTCATTGCCCACCCTAAGCTCTTTCCCCGAGTTTTCAGTGCCAAGGGGATGGTGCTGGCACTGGTGAGTACCTGGGTGGTAGGCGTGGCCAGCTTCGCCCCTCTCTGGCGCATCTACATCTTGGTGCCTGTAGTCTGCACCTGCAGCTTTGACCGCATCCGAGGCCGGCCCTACACCACCATCCTCATGGGCATCTACTTTGTGCTGGGGCTCAGCAGCGTCGGCATCTTCTACTGGCTCATCCACCGGCAAGTGAAGCGAGCAGCACAGGCGCTGGATCAGTATAAGCAGTCAAGTATCCACTCCAACCATGTGGCTGGGACAGATGAGGCCACACCTGGTCGTTTCCAGGAGCTGGACAGCGGGCGGGCATCAGGAAGGCCCAGCGAGGGGATTTCGTCTGAGCCGGTCAGTGCTGCCACCACCCAGACCCTGGAAGGGGACTCATCAGAGGTGGAGGACCATCCCAGCAGGGAGGTAGGTCAGCAGGCGGCAGAGAAAAGCCATCCAGAAGCACCTGCCAAGAGCAGGCCGACCAAAAGGGCCCAAAGAACTCAGGACTCTCCGTCAGAGTTTGGGAAGGTGACCCGGATGTGTTTCGCTGTGTTCCTCTGCTTCGCTCTGAGCTACATCCCCTTCTTGCTGCTCAACATCCTGGATGCCAGGGTCCGCGCTCCTCGGGTTGTCCACATGCTCGCTGCCAACCTCACCTGGCTCAACGGTTGCATCAACCCTGTGCTCTATGCAGCCATGAACCGTCAGTTCCGCCAAGCCTACGGCTCCATCCTGAGACGAGGGCCCCAGAGTTTCCGTAGGCTCCGTTAG